One genomic window of uncultured delta proteobacterium includes the following:
- a CDS encoding Nitroreductase, translating to MEFSQLIRDRYSVRKISNRPVEDSKVQAILEAAQVAPTAANKQPQRILVLRAAKDMEKLKECTPYTFDAPMAIAVCCNRDEAWVRPYDNDNSGVIDAAIIGTHIMLALHDLGLGSTWVGHFDPAAFRKAYNLPANIEPVAIFPIGYPAPEAKPAHLHTKRRPLEETVVYDKF from the coding sequence ATGGAATTCAGCCAATTGATTAGAGATCGCTATTCGGTGCGCAAAATCAGCAACAGGCCCGTTGAGGACAGCAAGGTGCAGGCCATCCTGGAAGCCGCCCAGGTGGCGCCCACCGCCGCCAACAAACAGCCGCAGCGCATCCTGGTGCTCCGCGCCGCCAAGGATATGGAAAAGCTGAAAGAATGCACGCCCTACACCTTTGACGCGCCCATGGCCATAGCCGTCTGCTGCAACCGCGACGAAGCCTGGGTCCGCCCGTACGACAACGACAATTCCGGCGTCATCGACGCGGCGATCATCGGCACGCACATCATGCTGGCCCTGCACGATCTCGGCCTCGGTTCCACCTGGGTGGGCCATTTTGACCCGGCGGCCTTCCGCAAAGCCTACAACCTCCCGGCCAACATCGAGCCCGTGGCCATTTTCCCCATCGGGTATCCGGCGCCGGAAGCCAAACCCGCGCACCTGCACACCAAGCGCCGCCCGCTCGAAGAAACCGTGGTGTACGACAAATTCTAG
- the ygbL gene encoding putative class II aldolase (Evidence 3 : Function proposed based on presence of conserved amino acid motif, structural feature or limited homology; Product type pe : putative enzyme), with translation MTELEYCTQLVELGASLFARGYSVGGAGNISLLLPGGRVMATPTSSCLGRLSFRDMAVTDMDGNRLGGSEPTKELPLHLAVYKAKPGCKAVVHLHSTYAAALSCLDGLDPENALRPFTPYYVMRIGRLPVVPYYKPGAAELGVAAAKIAEDANAFLLANHGSVVCGTSLIEAVNSAEELEETAKLYFLLLSSGKSIRYLSEKDIAGLAPAKAVQT, from the coding sequence ATGACAGAACTCGAATATTGCACGCAGCTTGTGGAACTGGGCGCCTCGCTTTTCGCGCGCGGATACAGCGTCGGCGGCGCGGGCAACATCTCCCTGCTTCTGCCCGGCGGCAGGGTCATGGCGACCCCCACGTCGTCCTGCCTCGGCAGGCTTTCCTTCCGGGACATGGCTGTCACGGATATGGACGGCAACCGTCTCGGCGGGAGCGAGCCCACCAAGGAACTGCCCCTGCATCTGGCCGTGTACAAGGCCAAACCGGGCTGCAAGGCCGTGGTGCATCTGCACTCAACCTATGCCGCCGCCCTTTCCTGCCTGGACGGTCTTGATCCGGAAAACGCCCTGCGTCCTTTCACTCCCTATTACGTCATGAGGATCGGGCGGCTTCCGGTCGTGCCGTACTACAAACCCGGCGCGGCGGAACTCGGCGTTGCGGCCGCGAAAATAGCCGAGGACGCCAACGCCTTTCTTTTGGCGAATCACGGCTCCGTCGTGTGCGGGACGTCTCTTATCGAGGCGGTGAACAGCGCCGAGGAATTGGAAGAAACCGCAAAATTGTATTTTCTCCTCTTGTCTTCCGGCAAGTCTATCCGCTATCTTTCTGAAAAAGATATCGCCGGACTTGCTCCGGCAAAGGCGGTACAGACGTGA
- a CDS encoding conserved membrane hypothetical protein (Evidence 4 : Homologs of previously reported genes of unknown function), with protein sequence MTTLNKFIANIEKYVCIVTFSVMLMLTFCNVISRFVLHMSLSFSEEIVTSLFVLASLAGTSMAIRDGSHLGLDYITSSMPVSAQRFFTAVTNILGVALGGIILYYGVHMVADEFISNQLSATMQWPEWIYGLSVPFGAVLLIFRYCYSIFLLSRGHSGVAAHMEGTR encoded by the coding sequence TTGACAACGCTCAATAAATTTATTGCAAATATTGAAAAATACGTCTGCATCGTTACGTTTAGCGTTATGCTGATGCTGACCTTTTGCAACGTCATCTCCCGCTTTGTTCTGCATATGTCACTTTCCTTCAGCGAGGAAATCGTAACCAGCCTTTTCGTGCTGGCGTCCCTCGCCGGAACGTCAATGGCCATCCGGGACGGGTCGCACCTCGGCCTGGATTACATCACGTCCTCGATGCCCGTATCCGCGCAGCGGTTTTTTACCGCGGTGACCAACATCCTGGGCGTGGCGCTCGGCGGCATCATTTTATACTACGGCGTTCACATGGTTGCCGACGAATTTATTTCCAACCAGCTTTCCGCAACCATGCAGTGGCCCGAATGGATTTACGGCCTCAGCGTTCCTTTCGGGGCCGTATTGCTCATTTTCCGTTACTGCTATTCCATTTTCCTGCTTTCCCGCGGGCACAGCGGCGTGGCCGCGCATATGGAGGGCACGCGATGA
- a CDS encoding Ferric uptake regulator, Fur family, with protein sequence MEKTTRNTRQRTVILNKLREVTSHPTADEIFSMTREMLPRISLGTVYRNLELLARQGDILCIESGGAQKRFDGNMMPHHHARCSECGKIVDVEAVLPLPDVGTVQVEGFTLTSAEILFEGVCDSCKM encoded by the coding sequence ATGGAAAAAACAACACGTAATACACGGCAACGCACTGTTATTCTGAATAAACTGCGGGAAGTCACCAGCCATCCCACGGCGGATGAAATTTTCTCCATGACGCGCGAAATGCTTCCGCGCATCAGTTTGGGAACAGTGTACCGGAACTTGGAACTGCTCGCCCGGCAGGGGGATATCCTTTGCATTGAAAGCGGCGGCGCGCAAAAACGGTTTGATGGCAATATGATGCCGCACCACCACGCGCGCTGCTCCGAATGCGGTAAAATCGTCGATGTGGAAGCCGTCTTGCCGCTTCCGGACGTCGGAACGGTCCAGGTTGAGGGTTTTACCCTCACCAGCGCCGAAATCCTTTTTGAAGGCGTCTGCGACAGCTGCAAAATGTAG
- a CDS encoding conserved hypothetical protein (Evidence 4 : Homologs of previously reported genes of unknown function): MKIELEKECPCVKVECPRHGNCVACYANHKDKELASTCRRPGITISPEHAARRDARLRAAGSI, encoded by the coding sequence ATGAAAATCGAACTGGAAAAAGAGTGTCCCTGTGTCAAGGTCGAATGCCCGCGTCACGGCAACTGCGTGGCCTGCTACGCCAACCACAAGGACAAGGAACTGGCCTCGACCTGTAGGCGGCCGGGAATTACGATTTCTCCGGAGCATGCCGCACGCCGGGACGCGCGGTTGCGCGCGGCCGGCAGCATCTGA
- a CDS encoding transposase, with translation MSHHNTLFSQMLSLIPRHVFQKLEARHKTGRSSRQFGFKEQFTVMAFIQLAARRSMRDGLRCLAACGKRLYHFGLFPVARSTFSDANNSRPVGFFKDLFADMYSLCVPKASKHKFHFKCKLYSMDATTISLCLSLFPWATFRQNKGGVKMNTVLDHDGHIPAFVTVDVAKTHESRMAKSLSLPKGSIVTFDKGYVSYPWFQTLLENGIFFVTRLKDNAVYKLLERRPVNRTSGVTSDHIIEVKHSRGKVLRLRRIGYRDAETGKRYEFLTNHFRLSARTIADIYKERWKIELFFREIKQNLRIKSFVGNTENAVLIQIYTALTVYLLLAYQKFLSKTGLSVQQLFQIASLNILGTDSLEELLKPRRRKNENLYNLSLLSLAA, from the coding sequence ATGAGCCATCATAATACACTCTTTTCTCAAATGCTATCATTGATTCCCAGACATGTTTTTCAGAAACTGGAAGCCCGGCATAAAACAGGTCGTTCTTCTCGACAATTCGGCTTTAAGGAACAGTTTACGGTCATGGCTTTTATCCAGCTTGCAGCAAGGCGCTCCATGCGTGACGGATTGCGCTGTTTGGCCGCCTGCGGCAAGAGGCTGTATCATTTTGGCCTTTTTCCCGTTGCACGTTCCACTTTCTCCGATGCCAACAACTCCCGGCCTGTGGGCTTTTTCAAAGATCTATTTGCCGACATGTACAGCCTGTGTGTTCCCAAGGCCTCCAAACACAAATTTCATTTCAAATGCAAACTTTACAGCATGGACGCCACCACCATCAGCCTGTGTTTGTCGCTGTTTCCCTGGGCCACGTTCCGCCAAAACAAGGGCGGCGTCAAAATGAACACAGTGCTTGACCACGATGGTCATATCCCGGCATTTGTCACCGTTGATGTGGCCAAAACGCACGAAAGCCGTATGGCGAAAAGTCTTTCTCTGCCCAAAGGCTCCATCGTGACCTTCGACAAAGGCTATGTCAGTTACCCCTGGTTTCAGACCCTGCTCGAAAATGGCATCTTTTTCGTCACCCGCCTGAAGGACAACGCTGTTTACAAACTGCTGGAGCGCCGCCCGGTGAACCGCACAAGCGGGGTTACTTCCGACCACATTATCGAAGTGAAGCACAGCCGGGGAAAAGTCTTGCGCCTGCGTCGCATCGGCTACCGGGACGCCGAAACAGGCAAGCGTTACGAATTTCTGACAAATCACTTTCGCCTGTCCGCCCGCACCATCGCCGATATTTACAAAGAACGCTGGAAAATCGAACTCTTTTTTCGCGAAATCAAACAGAATCTACGCATCAAAAGCTTTGTCGGGAACACGGAAAATGCTGTATTGATTCAGATTTATACCGCGCTGACCGTCTACCTGCTCCTGGCCTACCAGAAATTCCTGAGTAAAACAGGGCTGTCCGTGCAGCAACTTTTCCAAATCGCCTCACTGAACATCCTCGGAACAGACTCGCTGGAAGAACTCCTGAAGCCCCGACGACGAAAAAATGAAAACCTCTATAACCTCAGTCTGTTATCCTTGGCAGCTTAA
- a CDS encoding putative Tetratricopeptide TPR_1 repeat-containing protein (Evidence 3 : Function proposed based on presence of conserved amino acid motif, structural feature or limited homology), with protein sequence MTRTALHLRVALRAALRRAVRLRSILWAALACAAVLAPAPHDTPAAALKHDAQAAALPNADREASTLTSSLAGRRFSATRSFTRPISEQDAAIVAESAARAAAMQSVVRSLAVLPEVRISGAVGPTPVKPPNLLALAHATARTAVLLVSKSRKPPSVTVTVVLLDDENGPSMEARMRDALVHPDRLDLYEKTVLREKSLLEAFDAVVRTDKSGRSDGELPSPPQPLPKTVEDQLRDIINEIKALAIFKDLLPSRDGLWKDPAAVRDAMQAALALAPESTLCRNAMGDASLQLGRSQEAMEEQTRAIRADPSFARAYHSRGAASLALGHLSSAVADFSEAIRLSPHAASYYRSRGMARHLLGEAQAMCRDLYQACVLGECDDFQWAVSGNHCSALQ encoded by the coding sequence ATGACCCGGACAGCCCTGCATTTGCGCGTCGCCCTGCGGGCAGCCTTGCGCCGGGCAGTCCGGCTCCGGAGTATCCTGTGGGCGGCTCTTGCGTGCGCCGCCGTCCTGGCTCCGGCGCCGCATGACACTCCGGCGGCTGCTTTGAAACATGACGCGCAGGCGGCTGCGTTGCCAAACGCGGACCGGGAGGCATCCACCCTTACGTCCTCCCTCGCCGGGCGCCGTTTCAGCGCCACCCGCTCCTTCACTCGTCCCATTTCCGAGCAGGACGCCGCCATTGTCGCGGAAAGCGCGGCCAGGGCAGCGGCCATGCAAAGCGTTGTCCGCTCCCTGGCCGTCCTGCCGGAGGTGCGCATCAGCGGCGCTGTCGGGCCGACGCCGGTCAAGCCCCCGAACCTTCTGGCGCTCGCCCACGCAACGGCGAGAACCGCCGTCCTGCTGGTCAGTAAAAGCCGCAAGCCGCCCTCGGTCACGGTTACCGTCGTGCTCCTGGACGATGAAAACGGCCCCTCGATGGAAGCCCGCATGCGAGATGCCCTTGTGCATCCGGACAGGCTTGACCTCTATGAAAAAACCGTGCTGCGGGAAAAAAGCCTGCTGGAAGCCTTTGACGCCGTCGTCCGCACCGACAAGTCCGGCAGGTCCGACGGGGAGCTCCCCTCTCCTCCCCAGCCCCTGCCCAAAACCGTCGAAGACCAGTTGCGCGACATCATTAACGAAATAAAAGCCCTGGCCATATTCAAAGATCTGCTCCCTTCCCGCGACGGGCTATGGAAAGATCCGGCCGCCGTCAGGGACGCCATGCAGGCCGCTCTCGCCCTCGCCCCGGAATCAACGCTCTGCCGCAACGCCATGGGCGACGCCTCGCTGCAACTGGGACGCAGCCAGGAGGCCATGGAAGAACAAACCAGGGCGATCAGGGCCGACCCGTCCTTCGCCCGCGCATACCACTCGCGGGGAGCGGCCTCCCTGGCATTGGGCCATCTTTCCTCCGCCGTCGCGGACTTTTCCGAGGCCATCCGCCTTTCGCCGCACGCCGCGTCCTATTACCGCTCCAGAGGCATGGCCAGGCATCTTCTGGGGGAAGCGCAGGCCATGTGCCGGGACCTGTACCAGGCCTGCGTCCTTGGCGAATGCGATGATTTTCAATGGGCGGTTTCCGGCAACCACTGTTCCGCTTTACAGTAA
- the ygbI gene encoding putative DNA-binding transcriptional regulator (Evidence 3 : Function proposed based on presence of conserved amino acid motif, structural feature or limited homology; Product type pr : putative regulator): MIPAQRQQTILKTLSQREVASIMELAEALGVSHMTVRRDIQSLEQQGRVLLISGGVRLAEQIETEPSRKVKTALQSIEKALIARAAAALVAPGATVYLDAGTTCLAIAIQLAHRNDITVLTNDFAIVSYLIGNSQCELYHTGGHVIRENESGVGERAARFIASVNIDIAFISASSWDMYYISTPTESKAPVKQAAVAASAKKILVSDATKYGKVGFFKAVPLTDLDCIITDGGLDPVVHKAMVASGLDVIIAS; this comes from the coding sequence GTGATTCCCGCGCAACGCCAGCAGACGATTCTTAAAACATTGAGCCAGAGAGAGGTCGCCAGCATCATGGAGCTGGCTGAAGCCCTTGGCGTTTCCCACATGACCGTCCGCCGCGACATCCAGAGTCTGGAACAGCAGGGACGGGTGCTCCTCATTTCCGGGGGGGTGCGGTTGGCCGAACAGATTGAGACGGAACCGTCCCGCAAGGTGAAGACGGCGCTGCAATCCATCGAAAAAGCGCTGATCGCCCGGGCGGCCGCCGCTCTCGTCGCGCCGGGGGCCACCGTGTACCTTGACGCGGGCACGACCTGCCTCGCCATTGCCATCCAACTGGCCCACCGGAATGACATCACCGTGCTGACGAACGATTTCGCCATTGTTTCCTATCTCATCGGCAATTCCCAATGCGAACTCTACCACACGGGAGGGCACGTCATCAGGGAAAACGAATCCGGCGTCGGCGAAAGAGCAGCCCGGTTCATCGCTTCCGTAAACATCGACATTGCGTTCATTTCCGCCTCATCCTGGGACATGTACTACATTTCCACGCCCACGGAATCCAAGGCGCCGGTCAAGCAGGCCGCGGTCGCCGCGTCCGCTAAAAAAATCCTGGTCAGCGACGCCACCAAGTACGGCAAGGTCGGGTTCTTCAAAGCCGTGCCCCTGACGGACCTCGACTGCATCATCACGGATGGCGGACTCGACCCCGTTGTCCACAAGGCCATGGTCGCCTCGGGCCTGGACGTTATCATCGCCTCCTGA
- a CDS encoding conserved exported hypothetical protein (Evidence 4 : Homologs of previously reported genes of unknown function), whose amino-acid sequence MHTKEFFRNKHYTDIPVASKDRRCTLRASILSIILCSLLLIGCAGNIVNLSYPPLQKAAAPGAAKNISVCVVDFANKRQESAAIGKRLNDDPILPRTPVERWLATGLALELENAGYTVIMAETLPAALMRGADYIVAGEVEEVWLAEVSYTRFTGTIRASISLLDGKGDHITRNAYNSVYSKTILPIYGVPQSLLDEALAEMLLPAVRLLAKTMQ is encoded by the coding sequence GTGCATACTAAAGAGTTTTTCAGGAATAAACATTACACAGATATACCCGTTGCCAGCAAAGACCGCAGATGTACCCTCCGGGCCTCAATCCTGTCAATTATACTGTGCTCTTTGCTGCTCATCGGATGCGCGGGCAACATCGTCAATCTTTCATACCCGCCTTTGCAGAAAGCGGCCGCCCCCGGCGCGGCGAAAAATATTTCCGTCTGCGTCGTGGACTTCGCGAACAAACGGCAGGAAAGCGCCGCCATCGGCAAGCGGTTGAACGACGACCCGATTCTGCCCCGCACGCCGGTCGAACGCTGGCTGGCGACGGGCCTCGCCCTTGAACTGGAAAACGCCGGGTATACCGTCATCATGGCTGAGACGTTGCCCGCCGCCCTCATGCGCGGCGCGGATTACATCGTCGCCGGGGAGGTGGAGGAAGTCTGGCTCGCGGAAGTATCGTATACCCGGTTTACGGGGACGATCCGGGCCAGCATTTCCCTGCTGGACGGCAAAGGGGACCATATTACGCGGAACGCCTACAACAGCGTGTATTCCAAGACCATTCTGCCCATATACGGCGTGCCGCAATCACTTCTTGACGAAGCCCTGGCCGAGATGTTGCTTCCGGCGGTGCGGTTGCTGGCCAAAACAATGCAATGA
- a CDS encoding Oxidoreductase-like protein, protein MSLYAKLVECERRNRPIRVGLIGAGKFGAMFLAQVPNTPGMDLVCIADFSPANAKASLQRVGWKSEAYAAKSFEEALKNRTTFITESWEALVKRPEIDVIVECTGNPVAAVEHCLGAFKEGKHVVNVTVEADAFCGALLGRRAREAGVQYSLAFGDQPALICDWVDWARGCGFPVVAAGRGHKWLPRFAQSTPDTVWNDWGLTAEQAKVGGLNPKMFNSFLDGSKPAIESTAVANACNLESPEKGLAFPPSSMDDLPTVMRPKSDGGMLEKKGVVEVASCLFPDGSPVPNDIRNGVWVVVEGDTEYIRRCFMEYGVKTDDTGKYCAVFRRWHLIGLEVGISVASVALRGEPTGSPVCFNADVVATAKRDIKPGEILDGEGGYTVYGNIQPAKKSVAAKCLPLGLAHNLKVVKPIAQGESVTWNHVEADTSLPAYKIRQEMEELFFGKK, encoded by the coding sequence ATGAGTCTGTATGCAAAGCTTGTCGAATGCGAAAGAAGAAACCGCCCGATTCGCGTGGGCCTGATCGGCGCCGGTAAATTCGGCGCCATGTTCCTCGCCCAGGTGCCGAACACGCCGGGCATGGACCTTGTCTGCATCGCCGACTTCTCACCGGCGAACGCAAAGGCGAGCTTGCAGCGCGTGGGGTGGAAATCCGAAGCCTACGCGGCGAAATCCTTTGAGGAAGCGCTGAAAAACCGCACCACGTTCATCACGGAGAGCTGGGAAGCGCTCGTCAAGCGTCCCGAGATCGACGTCATCGTCGAATGCACGGGCAACCCCGTGGCCGCCGTTGAGCACTGCCTGGGCGCCTTCAAGGAAGGCAAGCACGTCGTCAACGTTACCGTTGAAGCCGACGCGTTCTGCGGCGCGCTCCTCGGCCGGCGCGCCCGCGAAGCCGGCGTGCAGTACAGCCTGGCCTTCGGCGACCAGCCCGCCCTGATCTGCGACTGGGTCGACTGGGCGCGCGGCTGCGGATTCCCGGTTGTGGCCGCCGGCCGCGGGCACAAATGGCTGCCCCGTTTCGCGCAATCCACGCCCGATACCGTCTGGAACGACTGGGGCCTCACCGCCGAACAGGCCAAGGTCGGCGGCCTGAACCCCAAAATGTTCAACTCCTTCCTGGACGGCTCCAAACCCGCCATCGAATCCACGGCTGTCGCCAACGCGTGCAACCTGGAATCCCCGGAAAAGGGCCTGGCCTTCCCCCCCTCCTCCATGGACGACCTGCCCACCGTCATGCGCCCCAAGAGCGACGGCGGCATGCTTGAAAAGAAAGGCGTGGTGGAAGTGGCTTCGTGCCTGTTCCCGGACGGCTCCCCGGTGCCCAACGACATCCGTAACGGCGTCTGGGTTGTGGTGGAAGGCGACACGGAATACATCCGCCGCTGCTTCATGGAATACGGCGTCAAAACCGACGATACCGGCAAGTACTGCGCGGTCTTCCGTCGGTGGCACCTGATCGGCCTGGAAGTGGGCATCTCCGTCGCGTCCGTGGCCCTGCGGGGAGAACCCACGGGCAGCCCGGTCTGCTTCAACGCGGACGTTGTCGCCACGGCCAAACGCGACATCAAACCCGGCGAAATCCTTGACGGCGAAGGGGGCTACACGGTGTACGGCAACATTCAGCCCGCCAAGAAGTCCGTGGCGGCCAAATGCCTGCCGTTGGGCCTGGCGCACAACCTCAAGGTCGTCAAACCCATCGCCCAGGGCGAATCCGTGACCTGGAACCATGTCGAAGCCGACACCTCCCTGCCGGCCTATAAGATCCGCCAGGAAATGGAAGAACTCTTCTTCGGCAAGAAATAA
- a CDS encoding hypothetical protein (Evidence 5 : No homology to any previously reported sequences) produces MQENGYTLTVTEEEMQHLFDSFVARKKEIFLAAEKAREAGRTGQAEELDEMYQEVEELQGRFLALMQ; encoded by the coding sequence ATGCAGGAAAACGGCTATACGCTCACGGTGACGGAAGAAGAAATGCAGCACCTGTTCGACAGCTTCGTCGCCCGGAAAAAAGAAATTTTCCTGGCCGCCGAAAAGGCGCGGGAAGCCGGAAGAACCGGGCAGGCCGAGGAACTGGACGAAATGTACCAGGAAGTCGAGGAACTCCAGGGGCGCTTTCTCGCGTTGATGCAATAG
- a CDS encoding conserved membrane hypothetical protein (Evidence 4 : Homologs of previously reported genes of unknown function), with translation MSSLILFGIFAALLAFNIPIAISLGVASIVAVFLSGLPPEMIPINVFSASSKFALLAIPFFILAGNIMEKAGISEKLILFAQSMVGHYRNGVAMVCVIVSCFFAAISGSGPATVAALGIIMIPAMVRAGYRLTFSAALMAAGGAIGVIIPPSVTFIVYGAISGASIGKLFMAGVVPGLMMGAALIAVTIIVVRHETGIQPLPKATGAERWASLKDAFWGLMMPVIILGGIYSGVFTPTEAAAVSAVYGLFVGIWIYRKLDWNEMPAMFMRSASQTGVVMYVIICASLFAWVVTVDGIAMDIGDWLTDITAGNLYLFLLITNLILLFAGCVMDAVSALYIFTPILLPVALKLGYDITAFGMVMCVNLAIGLITPPVGVNLFTACSISKNTIKELVRDVIPILIGLLIVLAIVTYVPAVSLGLPNLLGAK, from the coding sequence ATGAGTTCCCTTATCCTTTTCGGTATTTTTGCCGCCCTGCTGGCGTTCAACATCCCTATAGCCATCTCCCTCGGCGTTGCCAGCATCGTCGCCGTCTTTCTGAGCGGCCTGCCGCCCGAAATGATTCCCATCAACGTGTTTTCCGCTTCCAGCAAGTTCGCGCTGCTGGCCATCCCCTTCTTCATTCTGGCCGGCAATATCATGGAGAAAGCGGGCATCTCCGAAAAGCTGATTCTGTTCGCCCAGAGCATGGTCGGCCACTACAGAAACGGCGTGGCCATGGTGTGCGTCATCGTGAGCTGTTTCTTCGCCGCCATTTCCGGCTCCGGTCCCGCCACCGTGGCGGCGCTCGGGATCATCATGATTCCGGCCATGGTGCGCGCGGGATACCGCCTGACCTTCTCCGCGGCGCTCATGGCCGCGGGCGGGGCCATCGGGGTCATCATCCCGCCGTCCGTCACGTTCATCGTGTACGGGGCCATTTCCGGCGCGTCCATCGGCAAGCTGTTCATGGCCGGGGTGGTTCCAGGCCTCATGATGGGAGCGGCGCTTATTGCCGTGACCATCATTGTCGTCCGCCACGAAACCGGGATCCAGCCCTTGCCCAAAGCGACCGGCGCGGAGCGGTGGGCTTCCCTCAAGGACGCCTTCTGGGGCCTGATGATGCCCGTCATCATACTCGGTGGCATCTATTCCGGCGTCTTCACGCCGACGGAAGCCGCCGCTGTCTCCGCCGTATACGGCTTGTTCGTCGGCATCTGGATTTACAGAAAGCTGGACTGGAATGAAATGCCCGCCATGTTCATGCGCTCGGCAAGCCAGACGGGCGTGGTCATGTACGTCATCATCTGCGCCTCGCTTTTCGCCTGGGTGGTGACCGTCGACGGCATCGCCATGGACATCGGCGACTGGCTGACGGACATTACCGCCGGCAACCTGTACCTTTTCCTGCTCATCACAAACCTGATCCTGCTCTTTGCCGGGTGCGTCATGGACGCGGTTTCCGCCCTCTACATTTTCACGCCCATCCTGCTGCCCGTGGCGCTCAAGCTTGGCTACGACATAACGGCCTTCGGCATGGTGATGTGCGTCAACCTCGCCATCGGGCTCATCACGCCGCCGGTGGGGGTGAACCTGTTTACCGCGTGCAGCATTTCGAAAAACACGATCAAAGAACTGGTTCGGGATGTCATTCCCATTCTCATCGGCCTCCTGATCGTGCTGGCTATCGTCACCTACGTCCCGGCCGTCAGCCTCGGGTTGCCGAACCTCCTGGGCGCGAAGTAA
- a CDS encoding conserved exported hypothetical protein (Evidence 4 : Homologs of previously reported genes of unknown function), which translates to MLHWKKCILLLAALLVLPVTANAAETAYPKLNLKMSTTVGEQSNAAVMAKEFAKVVGEASKGNIRIRVYPSDQLSGGNMSKGVEMIRSGAIDCAYEPVDVMAVLDQSLLALSIPWIFTNYQEAENSLLGSGGDYAKKTLRAQGIEALGFIHNGFRQLTNSKREIRTPEDLKAMKLRVPGGDVFVKFFRAFDADPVAMSFSELFTALQQGTVDGQENGFDLIVANKFYEVQKYITAWNYSYGSFALVFNKKTWDKLDDNTKKLLQEKAKEVCRLGNQNVVDSELAKRKLVTDFGCKVTDLTPEELQAFKSKLGEYYENVKKTYGAEACAAFGIK; encoded by the coding sequence ATGTTGCATTGGAAAAAATGTATCCTCCTCCTTGCCGCCCTCCTGGTACTGCCTGTCACCGCGAACGCGGCCGAAACGGCATACCCGAAACTGAACCTTAAAATGTCCACCACCGTCGGCGAGCAGTCGAACGCCGCCGTCATGGCCAAAGAATTCGCCAAGGTCGTCGGCGAAGCCTCCAAAGGCAACATCCGCATCCGTGTATATCCCAGCGACCAGCTTTCCGGCGGCAACATGTCCAAAGGCGTGGAAATGATCCGCTCCGGGGCCATCGACTGCGCGTATGAACCGGTCGACGTCATGGCCGTTCTGGACCAGAGCCTTCTGGCGCTAAGCATTCCCTGGATTTTCACCAATTATCAGGAAGCTGAAAACAGCCTGCTCGGCAGCGGCGGCGATTATGCCAAAAAAACCCTGCGCGCCCAGGGCATCGAAGCGCTCGGCTTCATCCACAACGGCTTCCGCCAGCTGACCAACAGCAAGCGGGAAATCCGCACCCCCGAAGACTTGAAGGCCATGAAGCTGCGCGTCCCCGGCGGCGACGTGTTCGTAAAGTTCTTCCGCGCGTTTGATGCGGACCCCGTGGCCATGAGCTTCAGCGAACTGTTCACCGCCCTGCAGCAGGGTACGGTGGACGGGCAGGAAAACGGCTTTGACCTGATCGTGGCCAACAAATTCTACGAAGTGCAGAAATACATCACCGCCTGGAACTACAGCTACGGCTCCTTCGCGCTGGTGTTCAACAAGAAGACCTGGGACAAGTTAGACGACAACACCAAAAAGCTGCTCCAGGAAAAGGCCAAGGAAGTCTGCCGCCTGGGCAACCAGAATGTTGTCGACAGCGAGCTGGCAAAACGCAAACTCGTCACCGATTTCGGCTGCAAGGTCACCGATCTGACCCCCGAAGAGTTGCAGGCGTTCAAGAGCAAGCTCGGGGAATACTACGAAAACGTCAAGAAGACCTACGGCGCTGAAGCCTGCGCCGCGTTCGGCATCAAGTAG